The following proteins come from a genomic window of Castor canadensis chromosome 17, mCasCan1.hap1v2, whole genome shotgun sequence:
- the LOC141418513 gene encoding proline-rich protein 23A-like, which yields MVGIRPHSPSAHPEPGWAPQPAGPGPAKRPRLDQPAGPDPGPLLALQHPTTSLVVLAAGCALQVPLGHVDLVLEPGPANVLTVALQGHKLIVVPEGLLDFAEQHLGAQGHWPDGLELGAFAGAPMEDGGVQHGFFYPAAAQRPAYEEDWDPGVLSARLSSPWCLGPMPSSSDDPDGGPWHSIFDLPRPFPGSPLQPLPPSPSPRRSPGPHARPRRPPRPACKARRRLFQSGSHP from the coding sequence ATGGTGGGCATCCGGCCCCACAGCCCCAGCGCCCACCCTGAGCCCGGGTGGGCACCGCAGCCCGCAGGGCCCGGCCCTGCCAAGCGCCCCCGACTGGACCAGCCCGCCGGCCCCGACCCCGGCCCGCTGCTCGCCCTGCAACACCCCACCACCTCCCTGGTGGTCCTGGCCGCCGGCTGCGCCCTGCAGGTGCCCCTGGGCCACGTCGACCTGGTGCTGGAGCCCGGGCCCGCCAACGTCCTCACCGTCGCGCTGCAGGGACACAAGCTCATCGTCGTCCCTGAGGGCCTCCTGGACTTCGCCGAGCAGCACCTGGGAGCGCAAGGACACTGGCCCGATGGCCTGGAGCTGGGCGCCTTCGCGGGCGCTCCCATGGAGGACGGCGGCGTCCAGCACGGCTTCTTCTACCCGGCCGCCGCCCAACGACCGGCCTACGAAGAGGACTGGGACCCCGGCGTCCTGAGCGCAAGGCTGTCCAGCCCCTGGTGCCTGGGCCCGATGCCATCGTCCAGCGACGACCCAGACGGAGGCCCTTGGCACTCCATCTTCGACCTTCCGAGGCCCTTCCCAGGCTCACCGCTgcagcctctgcctccctctccgAGCCCACGCAGGAGCCCGGGTCCCCACGCGCGCCCTCGGCGCCCTCCCCGCCCTGCCTGCAAGGCCCGCAGACGCCTGTTCCAG
- the LOC109674339 gene encoding proline-rich protein 23A-like — translation MVGIRPRSPSAHPEPGWAPQPAGPSPAKRPRLDQPAGPDPGPLLALQHPTTSLVVLAAGCALRVPLGHVDLVLEPGPANVLTVALQGHKLIVVPEGLLDFAEQHLGAQGHWPDGLELGAFAGAPMEDGGVQHGFFYPAAAQRPAYEEDWDPGVLSARLSSPWCLGPMPSSSDDPDGGPWHSIFDLPRPFPGSPLQPLPPSPSPRRSPGPHARPRRPPRPACKARRRLFQE, via the coding sequence ATGGTGGGCATCCGGCCCCGCAGCCCCAGCGCCCACCCTGAGCCCGGGTGGGCACCGCAGCCCGCAGGGCCCAGCCCTGCCAAGCGCCCCCGACTGGACCAGCCCGCCGGCCCCGACCCCGGCCCGCTGCTCGCCCTGCAACACCCCACCACCTCCCTGGTGGTCCTGGCCGCCGGCTGCGCCCTGCGGGTGCCCCTGGGCCACGTCGACCTGGTGCTGGAGCCCGGGCCCGCCAACGTCCTCACCGTCGCGCTGCAGGGACACAAGCTCATCGTCGTCCCTGAGGGCCTCCTGGACTTCGCCGAGCAGCACCTGGGAGCGCAGGGACACTGGCCCGATGGCCTGGAGCTGGGCGCCTTCGCGGGCGCTCCCATGGAGGACGGCGGCGTCCAGCACGGCTTCTTCTACCCGGCCGCCGCCCAACGACCGGCCTACGAAGAGGACTGGGACCCCGGCGTCCTGAGCGCAAGGCTGTCCAGCCCCTGGTGCCTGGGCCCGATGCCATCGTCCAGCGACGACCCAGACGGAGGCCCTTGGCACTCCATCTTCGACCTTCCGAGGCCCTTCCCAGGCTCACCGCTgcagcctctgcctccctctccgAGCCCACGCAGGAGCCCGGGTCCCCACGCGCGCCCTCGGCGCCCTCCCCGCCCTGCCTGCAAGGCCCGCAGACGCCTGTTCCAGGAGTGA